ATGTTTATAACCTTTGTGTACGTGAACAAGAATATTCAGACTCAAGTGTTCCTGCAGGTAGGTCTCTTGATTTTGTTGCAACACATCTTTTAAAATTGCAATTGAACTACAGTTATTTTGAGAAGGACTCCCATTCCATTGCACCTGGCATATGCAGCATATACAGAACTGTAACCACACATGCTATCTTGATCCTCCTAACTTTATAGACCTTTCTCTATCTGTCCTTTTTCAATGTGTGTGGTGACTCagccttagcctgattatcatcgacattcaaatctctttgagacttggtctgaccaagagcataacaattaacatttcccaaactgcatggttgacccgtctcccttggtttgcttatggttgtttgcttaccgacaaagtgggaggagttcccgtattttcgggaactcagaaagtacttgcattgctcttgacctgactagttgcaacactgaaagtgttaagttactaggagggcacagcctgtctAACTCAGCCTTGCTCTTTATCCAAAGTGAATAATAATTCAGCAAGCATGGTATGAGAGAGCCTTAGGGTAGCCTACACTAGTATGTGCAAACAGAGGAAGTGAAGGTGCGTGTAGGGTAGGGTAGGTCCTGTTGAAAGGATCAGAGGTTTTCCCAGAGCAGATTACAGAGTGGCTTTGAGGGCTTCGGGATACacatgaccctgctcttgtaacCACTGGTTACTCCATTAGGGACACAGTCTAGTCCACATGCAAACCATGTAATACGATTCTGGTGCGAATGCATGTGGAGAGGACTGTGtctggcatttaaaaaaaaaataaaaaattaggggcttttatgcctttattaataggacagtgtgagatggtgacaggacgcaagtggaagagagagatgggggaggatcaggaaattacctcgGGACGGGAATCGATCGACCCAGGtccccggtgtagcagtgcagtgccctaacgGTTGAGTTCTGGCGGGGCCGGTGTGGTTATGTCCAATGCGATGCACCTGTTCTATTTCCGAGTGCTTTACACCATTAGGGATTAGAACACAGAAAAGAGAACAGTGAGCCCAACACATTTTTTACAATATTATATAATTGATATAttaataaaaatgtgtttttaatgtgtttcaGGATCGTCGTTCAAATGGGCTGTCTGTTTGGCTTCTACTCTTCTTGACACTCTCTACCCTGCTGCTCTACTACACCTTCTACGAAGAAGCACTTTACTACTGGTAACCATGACACAGATACTACACTATATAGATACACTATAATCACTTTACTACTGGTAACCATGGCTTTAATACTGTACATAaagaggtgtcccgatatcaaaggaaataatggacgaggcggagcgttctaaacagcccgacggcactGTTGACATTACAAGAACAGATCAATTAAAGGCTCTAAACATTACTTAATGTAAGAAGAAGTCTGCTTTACTACTGGTAACAATGACGTTGACGCAGAGTTTGATTCAGTAAGTATGTGGGAAATGTATCTTTATTACAGGTAACACAATGACTTTAATAACCCAGATATGGATATGGGAAATGTACAGTACTACAGACAATCTGAGATGTGAGTCCCTAACATATGATACTGCTGGCCTTGGAAATGACTTGTATGAAGattatccctatgggacaataaatactatgtaataccgcATGCAATATAATCTTGGATATAGATGGATAGATATAGATTCTTCTTACATTTAATCATGGAAGTCTAAATTTGACCTCTTGACCTATTGAGTAATTTGACTGAAATTGTCCTtgatttaaacaaaaaataaaaaaaattcaagtatgttttttttttttgggccttttgttatgacaggacagtgtaagAGGAGACAgtaaatgagcaggagagagatatgggctAGGGCTGAGAAATGACCCCGGcgtccggactcaaaccggggtccccatgggcatgcaagcccaaatgtggggggcttagcgcgctacgCCACAGCACCTGCCTTAATTATCTTTTTTCCTCGTTTCACAGTCTGTTCTTCATGAGTCCGGTGATGGAGCCGTTGGGCTTCTGGGAGGTCCTATGGGCCGTGGGCGTGACCAACTTCGTAGTCAAGTTCATCCTGATGGGGTTCAAGTGCCTTATTCTGCTGCTCCCCCCCTCCCTGGCTGCTTACAAAACTCAGGTGGGCACAATCACCACCACTAAAGTGATCACccactgcagtggttcccaaacttggggggtgtaggtgggtgggtgtgcgaaGGGAGGTTGAAGACATGTTTCTTGTCcctttaatattgctagattttccattaatagtttttcCGCTAATAATATTGGTAGAAATCCATCGCTAGGCTAAGACTCAtgcaatgtaaaaaatgacaAGTAAATTCAGATAACGGTATCAGGTAATGGTATGTAATGGTGTGTATGGTGTGCCACCAAGAGAAGTGGTTTATGCTGGAGGAAATGTTGGAGAAATATaggtgtaatgtaaatgtaaggGTGCTTGGGGTGtgtttggataaaagtatcagaTAATGTAAGTGTAATAtgatgttaacccattgatgcctgatgttgcgttgcgcaacattggccctggcgcctggagctgcattacgcaacattcaggcttatgagatttgagacaacttcattaaaaatctctgtttgtttgagatgaatgaacacattataatgaaagatgagggtcttagtttttaaatgcaacttggtgcatatttttatgtgcttcagaagcggagatatttaggtttttataggctgagggcagcttttcttaaaaagtgttcaggcattcagcacccttttttgcaggtgccttaggcatcaatgggttaatgtaatggtgtgtgtatggtgtgccaCCAGGGgaagtgtaatgtgatgcaaatgtaatggtgtgtgtgtggtgccaccaGGGCAAGTGGTTTGTGATGGTGGATGAATTTAAGTGGAATGTGATGTAAACATGTAAACGTGTGTGGTATGTTTGGATAAAGGCATCGGataagtgtaagtgtaatgtggtgtaaatgttatggtgtttgtgtggtgtgccaccagtgtaatgtaaatgcaatgttgtgtgtgtgtgtgtgtgtgtgtgtgtgtgtgtgtgtgtgtgtgtgtgtgtgtgtgtgtgtgtgtgtgtgtgtgtgtgtgtgtgtgtgtgtgtgtgtgtgcgcctccagGGCAAGTGGTGTAtgctggtggaggaggtgggccaGGTGTACCAGACGGCGGTGCCCATGCCCGCCTGGTTCCGCTACCTGGTCACCTACCAGGAGGAGGACGGACGCACCGGCCTCACACTCGGCATCCTGCTTGCCCTGCTCTACCTCATACTCAAGGTAACGCTGCTCTACCCCAATGTACCTCAGAGTCAAGGTAACGTGTTATTGCCCTGCTCTACCTCATACTCAAGGTAACGAGGCTCTACCTCATGCTCAAGGTAACGAGACTCTACCTCATGCTCAAGGTAACGAGGCTCTACCTCATACTCAAGGTAACATGTTATTGCCCTGCTCTACCTCATAGTCACGGTAACATGTTATTGCCCTGCTCTACCTCATACTCAAGGTAACGCTGCTCTACCCCAATGTACCTCATAGTCACGcaaggggcgtaaagtatacccccgcagcccccgcgaggcaggggggcccatacgaggcgggaGGCCCAAATgtgcccttgacttgaagaaacgggccccctccacatgatattaggcactcttttttcgttcgggggtccattcttggtagcttggaGGGGagccttaaaggatttatccggagttggaacaaatttgcctgttttttgcatgtttgggatgaaatacagtcactctagagcaaaatcaaggcaaaaggatgcgttttgagaaagtttgataatatcacgttagccttgttagccatatcagctatgcaatatgaaagatgcgggcatcgtttttcggcggttacacacatttcaaaaacacaacattttaaagtcttgcacagctcaaaacaacgtcacacttacctcgtaatatgttgagggtatccacacataaaccgaagtgtccaaagtccttcatgtattcttgaaaggtctgcagaatgtgttttgtgaagctactaccttgagaatatctaaattacgatcaagacaactatttgacactaaagcccaccaagtagattgccgagtgcgtcacaccatcagctgtggttactcgctatggaaataatcatagctgatggtgcgacgcactcggcaatctacttggtgggctttagtgtcaaatagttgtcttgatcgtaatttagatattctcaaggtagtagcttcacaaaacacattctgcagacctttcaagaatacatgaaggactttggacacttcggtttatgtgtggataccctcaacatattacgaggtaagtgtgacgttgttttgagctgtgcaagactttaaaatgttgtgtttttgaaatgtgtgtaaccgccgaaaaacgatgcccgcatctttcatattgcatagctgatatggctaacaaggctaacgtgatattatcaaactttctcaaaacgcatccttttgccttgattttgctctagagtgactgtatttcatcccaaacatgcaaaaaacaggcaaatttgttccaactccggataaatcctttaagtacTTGCGTTACACCAGTGGAGTCACGGTAACATGTTATCGCCCTGCTCTACCTCATACTCAAGGTAACCCAATGTCATGGCCCCAATATACTTCATACTCAAGGTAACGCAATGCCACCTGGTTGGCTCCACCTCATACTCAAAGTAGCACAATGCCATTTCCCCAATATACTTCATACGGAAGGTAAACCATAGATTAATTACTCAAGGTAACGCAATCCCACCTGGCTCTACCTCACACTTGAGGTAATGCAGTGTACCCCTGGGTCTGTGTCATACTCAAGGTCATCGCCCCAATATACTTCATGCTCAAGGTAACACAATGTCACCTGGATCTGTCTCATGCTCACAGTGCCCCTCGAAATGTTGTTTTTCTTCATCTAAATACGGTCCTCACAACTAGGAAAATAAAttcgaaaaaaaaaatagtgtgcatTTCTTGTGAGTTACATTTTGTCACTGTGGTAATGTGTTATAACATCTCTATTTTCTATTGCAGCTTTTGGGTTTTTATGGACAATGGGGATCTCTTCAGAAAACATTCAACATCTTTCTCAGCAACGAGGTATTAACATTTCCTCTAATatgttctagagcagtggttctcatcctTATTTTAGCAAAAATAACACCctattgacctcatcataagtctaccAACGCCCCCCTCATTTGCAACAGAGCCCGACACAGGGTCCGtacagcccctgttgagaaacaccaatctagagcaggggttctcagattttcccaacttggggccaacttaaaattttcacaaatgtttggggctcacctctgacccaataaatgataaaactcaaataaatcaacagcaacaatgacaaaaatattatctttatttttttaagaaGGCCCAATTGGAATATTTTTAGGGCCCATCAGTGGGTGCCGGCCCACAGTTCGAGAATAACTATTCTAGAGCGTTGATGTGGTGTTAtcttttgtcaagtcaagtcaagtcagcttttattgtcagtctcttcatatgcacaggtcatacaaggaaaatgaaattgcgTTTTACATTCTGTGCTATGCTCCTGAAATTATGCTGATGCTTTTcttttctgtgtgcatgcgtgtgtgtgcatgcgtgtgtgtgcgtgtgtgcgtgtgtgtgcgtgtgtgtgcgtgtgcgtgtgcgtgtgtgtgtgtgtatagtttaaCGGAGCCCCTGCCACCAAGAGTCAGTGTGCTGAGGCGGGAGACATCTGTCCCATCTGCAGAGCAGACTACAGGGAGCCCAGAGTGCTGCTGTGCCAGGTAACTACACTACCTACTAGCAGTGTTGGGTGTAACGCGTTACAAAGTAACGCGTTACAgtagtgtaactacttttttcgtaAAATAGTAGTGTAACGCGTTACTACTGGGAAATTAGGTAACGTAACGCCGTTCTTTGTTAAATATGGCAAAACGTTACTTTTCCGATCGTTGCGATTTGACTGTGACACCTTAGGTTCAGCCCCGCATTAATCTCTCCATCTGTAGCTCATAGAGGCTCCAGTATCTCTTGAGTCTTGATACTGGAGCCTCTATGCtgcccttccaaaaaaaaaaaaaatctgtggagaggagacacacacaattCGCGCGCACTTAGAACCTTTCTAGAATCTCAGGCGGGCAGGCACGAGGCAGTCAGACGCACACcgggaagagagagcgagcacaGCCGTTAGATCCTCTCCGGAGAGTCAGCATGGCGGAAAGCGGGGCAACTTTGGATGGGAAACCCCCCACAATAACTTTCAATCACTGGAAGTATGCCCATTACTTCGAACTCAAAGAAAACAAAGGCAAGAACATTGTCGTGCAGCAGCAATTAGGCTTCATATTCTTTGGCAGCAGTCTCAATTTAATCGGAATGGCAAGGTTGATGATGGCGATTTCATTCTCAGCCGTTTTGTTTATAGGATGATTGTTGATGGTGGCGATTTCGTTTGCGCCATCAGAGTTGATAATTCTGTTGGTAAAAGCTACCTTTTCATATTGTGTTGTAGTAGTTGCCTTGATAGAAGTGTGTAGGGATTCTGCCTAAACTCGATTGACGaatgtaacgcaaaagtaacgagtaacgcataaagttactttccacaaggggtaactaagtaaagtaaggcactacttttttgaataggtaacgagtaacgagcaAACACTACTTTTaataaaaagtaacttccccatcacttttcaaagctgctaccatcatacctgtgccgaagaaatcatcaccatcatgcttcaatgactaccgtcctgtagcactgacgcccataatcatgaagtgcttcgaacggctagtcctgtcacacatcaaagccaccctaccccccaccctagacccctaccagttcgcataccgagccaagcgatccacggaggatgcaatttgctctgccctccatccagccctcacccacttggacaataaagactcatatgtgagaatgctgttcattgacttcagttcagcattcaataccataataccacaacaactcatcagaaaactggacaaactaggtttcagcacctccctctgcaactggctgctggacttcctgatgcaaagaccacaagcagtacgggtagggaacaacacctcaagcaccctgaccctgagcacgggggctccgcaaggttgtgttctcagccccctgctgttcacgctgctgacacacgactgcacaacgacccacagcactaaccatctagtgaagtttgcggatgatacaacactggtgggcctcatcaccaagggcgatgagactcactacagagaagaagtagacctgctggccagatggtgcaaagacaacaactcctgctgaatgtcaacaagaccaaggagattgttgtcaacttccaaagggtccaaaaacaactgccaccactgaccatcgacggcgatgctgtggagagagtgagcagcaccaagttccttggagtgcacatcagcgacgacctctcttggaccaccaacactacatcactggcgaagaaggcccatcagcgtctctacttcctgcgcaaactaaagaaggcaagtgctacaccctccatcatgacaacattctacagaggaaccatagagagcgtcgtgtccaactgcatcacagtgtggggaggaagctgcacggagaaaaacaggaagacactccagcgtgttgtgaacacagcgaagaagatcattggagtaccactcccctccctgcaggacatttacaccacacgcctcacccggaaagcactgatgatcatcaagacacaagccaccctgcacacaaactgttcagcctcctgccctctggaaagaggtacaggcgcctccgttcccgtaccaccaggctggcgagcagcacaatgcaccaagcgatcaagatgctgaacactcaacccactctccctccactgtcagcctctagccagcaaggccactgacaaccccccccctcatccccaccaccatatctgcgactgaacattccacctgcactactatacttgtgactgaactttcaacctgcactaactcaaaacacacacacacacacacacacacacacgcacacgcacacgcacacgcacacgcacacgcacacacacacacacacacacacacacacacaagcacactgcactttctgcactaaacccaaacatacacacactgacacacacacacacacacacacacacacacacacacacacacacagacacacgaacacacacacaagacgcacaccgcaccttctacctgcactaaacacatacacacacatacacacacacacacacacacacactgctgctggtgtacttgacagacctctttaatatttatttttcttcaaaatgctactattaccatgtcagaacgctataaaggacttttttttttttttaggaaaagcacaaaagcacaacaaatacctcttaatgtatgtcctctacaagtcttctgttgtccagtcttgcactttaaatgtctgtatgagcactgtctatgtccatactgtcttaagtccatgtataagtactgtctatgtctatactgtctatgtccttacctagattagtctatgtctgtatgggaaagcaagaaatgtaatttcaaattctttgtatgaccagtgcatgtaaagaaattgacaataaaacctacttgacttgacttgacttgacttgtaacaatattgtatcgaaccgagaaatcgtgatacacagagtcacgattcTGTATCGTGATaaaaggaggcagtatcgtgatatgccctttcaaatttgtattacccattagtccagaaaacaaccttatgatttgatgtgaaagtgtttccaaacttcagtggagaaatcgtggggtgtatcgaaccgtaggtcaaaaatcatgatgcaaaccgaatcgtgagttgagtgtatcgttacagccctactacctACACCAGTGGAGATCACCAATGGAGATCAACCTGCTTTCAATAAACGCCCACTGACATAAGGCCCTTGatacgcttgctgcaggatacacatgtGTGGGCACGAATTTGTGCATGAACGCGCATAACATGCGTATTTCATATCAATTTTGCGCACGTTAGATACTGCAGCCAAACGTGTGCAGTACTCGGCTGGCTGCCAGCGTACCAAGGGCCTAAAAGCCTTCCAACGCCCTGTGGTCCTCATCATAAGCACGTCAACGCCCCCcaatagttaaaaaaaataaaatagagtaaTGCCcccctgtagagcccccgttgggaAACACTAACCTAcacgtatgtgtgtacgtacatcCCAGCTAAGCACTCGTGCAGACTGGCCGCATTGGAGATGGGAAACTCTCATTATAAGAAGGGCCACATTTTTCCATCACCACTTTCAGAGGTCGACATGTCCACAGACTTGAGAGTTTGTGGTGCCGTTGGTAGCAAGACATTTGTTTATTCCCTCGATAATTCGTAGGGCCTGCTGTTATAAATTGGTAATGAAATGACTGTTCCATCATACAGTGTTGTTTTTCAATGAGTTGCATTCGTATATGGaggataactgtgtgtgtgtgtgtgtgtgtgtgtgtgtgtgtgtgtgtgtgtgtgtgtgtgtgtgtgtgtgtgtgtgtgtgtgtgtgtgtgtgtgtgtgtgtgtgtgtgtgtgtgtgtgtgtgtgtgtgtgtgtgtgtgtgtgtgtgtgtgtgtctctctccccgtcCTCCAGCATATCTTCTGTGAGGAGTGCATCGCTTTGTGGCTTAACCAGGAGAAGTCTTGCCCCCTCTGCCGGACGGTCATCACGGACAAGGTACACAAGTGGAAGAACGGCGCCACCTCTTCCTACTTACAGAtttactgaccaccaccatcaacaaatGAAACAGAAACTTTAACAGATGTTGACGACGACAACGACctgggaaaaacaaaaacaaagccacCTTATTTTGACAACCACTTGACTGGTGTGGTTGGTTGGGCACCAAGTACGTACAGTGCTGAAGAAGTTTGCAGTGAGCTGTTAAACAGCAATACTCCTCCTTAATGAACAAAGCATGGCCCATACAGGCCAGTCTCGTCTCGCGCTCCAAGCGTGCGTCTCAAGGGCTCTTATTACTTTCTGGCTGGATGTGCTGCTTGGTTTCAGGATGTCTGGATGTGTGACCCCCTCCAGGCCGTGTCCAAAACCTTCACTTGCTCACATAGTggtctgtgtgtagtgtacctGCCTGTACGATCCATACTACTCAAAGGAGTTAAGTTGTATGCAAGCTTGGAGCTTGAAGGTGGTTTACCTCTCGTGTTCAAGGTCCAAAACAAGTGTTGTGTAGCCCCTTTGGTTACCATGACCTGAATGAAATATAAGCCCAGTTCGTGATTTAGCAAGACTCGAATATGAGCCTTCTGTCccaccaaactggggctctgaccactacagcAAAGACCCAGGctccttaagcctggctcaaactacgcgactatcggcccgattctcagctgaaaccccccccttacgacaatcgctggaacgttaccccccaggaccatcgcaagcgattgtcggggaagatttcctcgtcgtgtgcgacgttctaagatagaactttagcagctcaaagagtcgccgatcacaagtcgtagaaatcaaacactgtttgatatttgcgactggaaatagaaagtcgggcattgtctcggtggctgcgagcagcgataagatctacagttgcgattctcttctagccTGCGGTGCACCccaacgtcaaaatcggacacataatcgctagtcgtgtagtttgagcctggctttagtgtGACAGAGGACAGCTCACAACCTTCTTGACGGTCACTCTCAAtcttctctctcaaactgtcatgGTCACTCTCATCACCAACATAGAACGGTATTGTTGAGATTAATAGTGCTGAGCCAGGGGCGGacatcccaggttcagaaagtcAAAATCCTGCCATATATTTGCTCCAACCAATTCCATGAACCAGCTGACCCTAGTTAGCCGGGTGGAAGACCCAATTAGTGACATCACCTATGTTAATTGaagcacaggcagaaggaatatcCGGCACGATTTTTACTTTCTCAGTTCAGTTTGTCTGCTCCTGGCACTTAGCAGCTAGTATGgcatactaagaacatggttaagtgataaaccaggcttcgTGAACCCATAGgaggtggtaaacctgctaagaaATATATCTgtaggtgtcatttagttaaggaaatgaggactccaggctcttctattagatgatttacctcaacctcaaggttaacttaacctggtttatgaCTGAATCGGCTTCTTACTAAACCACACGGCTCAGTTTTGCTCGGTCATGAACTTGGCTATTATTGTCAGAGGGATGAGCGAGCGAATGTTATGGACATGGCCTGTTTGTAATGTGCACTCCGGCATGATAAGATgatactattattattttattattatttttacctatCCCTTATTAACTCCCAGTCGTGTAGTGTGATTCCTTGTGT
This window of the Engraulis encrasicolus isolate BLACKSEA-1 chromosome 7, IST_EnEncr_1.0, whole genome shotgun sequence genome carries:
- the rnft1 gene encoding E3 ubiquitin-protein ligase RNFT1 — translated: MKLRNQDDRRGFYDNRRPLKLRESPIVMQTESAEASTPAGNGTSLTLQPERHPRAPNTDGSISATTEPGDVRVNMTGSSSSGAGGRAASRRPRPGSSHSHSHSHGHSRPHAHHEADSESTDSDPDSGEASTSFSELRYLFHWIQKSLPFIIILCAKLIIQHALGLAVGVGMFITFVYVNKNIQTQVFLQDRRSNGLSVWLLLFLTLSTLLLYYTFYEEALYYCLFFMSPVMEPLGFWEVLWAVGVTNFVVKFILMGFKCLILLLPPSLAAYKTQGKWCMLVEEVGQVYQTAVPMPAWFRYLVTYQEEDGRTGLTLGILLALLYLILKLLGFYGQWGSLQKTFNIFLSNEFNGAPATKSQCAEAGDICPICRADYREPRVLLCQHIFCEECIALWLNQEKSCPLCRTVITDKVHKWKNGATSSYLQIY